CGCCGACCACCGCACGGGCCCCGGCCGGGCGGTACACGAGCTCGTGTCGCGGCTCACCGAGGCCGCGTCCGGTTCGGCCGCGCTCGGGCTCCTCGCACACTGGCTGGCCGACGGCAATGAGCGGGCCGCGCCGATCCGGAGGGTGCTCACCGAGGCCGCGGGGATCGACCCCGAGATCCGCGAACTGGAACGCTCGAGTGCCGCTCGGAGCCTGCACGCGTGCAGCGAGGCCGTCGAAGCGCTCCGGTCCCGCTTCGGCCTGCGCGCCGGACTCAGCGACCACGAGGCTGCCGCGTCGATCTGGGCGCTGGCTCATCCCCAGGTATTCCAGACCCTGGTGGTCGACCTCGGCTGGTCGGGGGAGACCTACACGGAGTGGTTGCGGTCCGGCCTCGCTGGAGCGCTCTCACCGGAGCGTTTTCCGGCCCGCTAGAACAAGCCGGGCAGCGCCTATTCGGGCACTTCGGGTCGGAAAGGCCGCGCAAGCAAATATACTGGTGGACTGGCCGGGTTCGGCCGGCCCTCCCACGACTCCCTCGAATGGACTATTGCTGTGCTCAGTGTGCAAGATCTCGAAATCCGAGTTGGGGCGCGCGTGCTCATGGAGGACGTCAACTTCCGGGTGTCCGCCGGCGACAAGATCGGCCTGGTCGGCCGGAACGGTGCCGGCAAGACGACGCTGACGAAGACCCTGGCCCGGGAGACGCTGCCCACAAAGGGCAAGATCGAAAGCTCCGGCGAGATCGGCTATCTGCCGCAGGACCCGCGCTCCGGTGACCCCGACATGCTGGCTCGCACCCGGATCCTGGATGCCCGCGGACTCGGCACCATCTCGCTCGGCCTCACTCAGGCCGGCATCGAGATGGGTAGCGCCGACAGCAAGGTCAGCGAACGGGCCATGAAGCGGTACGGCACCCTCACCGACGAGTTCAACGCGCTGGGCGGATACGCCGCCGAGGCCGAGGCCGCGTCGATCGCGAGCAACCTGAACCTGCCCGACCGGATCCTCGACCAGCCGTTGCGCACCCTCTCCGGCGGCCAGCGTCGCCGCATCGAGCTGGCCCGCATCCTGTTCTCTGCCGCCGAGACAATGATCCTCGACGAGCCCACCAACCACCTCGACGCCGATTCGGTCGTGTGGCTGCGCGAGTTCGTGAAGAACTACCGCGGCGGCTGCATCATCATCAGCCACGACATCGAGCTGGTCGGCGACACGGTGAACCGGGTGTTCTACCTGGATGCCAACCGCATGGTCATCGACATCTACAACATGAACTGGAAGAACTACCAGCGCCAGCGCGTCGCCGACGCCGACCGTCGCAAGAAGGAACGCGCGAACGCTGAGAAGAAGGCGTCGACCCTGCAGCTGCAGGCCGCCAAATTCGGCGCCAAGGCCAGTAAGGCCGCTGCCGCTCACCAGATGGTCGCGCGTGCCGAGAAGCTCCTGTCCGGCCTGGATGCCGTGCGTGTCGTCGACCGGGTCGCCAAGCTGCGCTTCCCCGAGCCCGCTCCGTGCGGCCGCACCCCGCTGATGGCCAGTGACCTGTCCAAGAGCTACGGCTCGCTCGAGATCTTCGCCGCCGTCGATCTCGCCATCGACCGCGGCTCCAAGGTCGTCATCCTGGGCCTCAACGGTGCCGGCAAGACCACCCTGCTGCGGATGCTGGCCGGCGTCGACAAGCCGGACACGGGCGAGATCGTGGCCGGTCACGGCCTGCGGATCGGCTACTTCGCCCAGGAGCACGAGACGATCGACGTGAAGCGCAGCGTGCTGCAGAACATGATCTCCTCCTCGCCGAACATCACCGAGATGGAGGCCCGAAGGGTCCTCGGTTCGTTCCTGTTCACCGGGGACGACTCGCACAAGCCTGCCGGGGTGCTCTCCGGTGGAGAGAAGACCCGGCTGGCCCTGGCCATGATCGTGGTCTCCGGTGCCAACGTGCTGCTGCTCGACGAACCGACCAACAACCTCGACCCGGCCAGCCGCGAAGAGATCCTCGACGCCCTCGCGCACTTCACCGGCGCCGTGGTGCTGGTCAGCCACGATGAGGGTGCCGTCGAGGCACTCAACCCCGAGCGGGTGCTCATCATGCCAGACGGCACCGAGGACCACTGGAACAAGGATTACCTGGACCTGATCACGCTGGCGTAGCAGCCGGGGCCGGTATGTGCCGGCCGGTTCCGCTTCAGGAGTGCTGGTCGACCAGCTCGTCCTCGATGTCGGCGTCGCTGCGCGGCTTGGCCGCCTGGCGACGGGCCCGGTCTGCGGCCCTGACGCGCTCGTCGGGATCCTCAGCGTTGATGTTGCGGTACTCCTGGCGGGCCGCCCAGCCCAGGCCGATGAAGCCCATCAGGGCGAAAACAAACCACTGGAACGCGTACGACAGGTGCGGCCCCTCGTCCCGTACCGGCCGGGTCACGGCCGTCGGACGGTCGGCGGTGGCCGGGTCCTCGGACTTCATCAGGCCGTAGGCGCCGGTGTAGGTGTCGGTCCCGAGCCGTTCGGCGATCTCGGTCAGGTTGATCGTCGCGATCTGGTTGCCCGTGGCGCTGCGCCCGGCCAGAGACGGTTCGCCCTGCTTGAGCCGGGCGATCACCGTGACCTCCCCGGCGGGAGCGGCCGGAACGGAGTCCGGCGCGTTCTGGTCCTCGCCGGTGGGCACCCAGCCACGGTTCACGATGAACACATCGCCGTCGGTCAGCAACAGGGGAGTGAGCACCTCGAAACCCGGGTTGATGTTCAACGGGCGGTTGCGCACCAGGATCTCCTCGTCCCTGAGGTAGGTTCCTGTGAGTTCAACCGGCAACCACTTCTGCGACTCCTCGAAGGAGTCCAGGCTCGGAAGCGCCTCGGTGACCGGCACAGCCTCTGCGTCGAAGTTCGTCTCCACCCGGCTGATCTCGGCCTGAGCCTCGGCGCGGCGGGCGAGCTGCCACACACCGAGGCCGGAGCAGATGACAGCGAACACGATGGTGAGGGCCAGGTAACCGGCCCACTGCCGGGAGATCAGGAAGCGCCAGCCGCTCACGCGAGCTCCGTCCCGGTCAGCTCAGTCCCGGTCAGCTCAGCCCCGGCAGGATCAGCGGACTCCAGGGGGCTCACGCGCAACGGGAAGTCGCGGGTGGACAGGAAGTCCCGGAGGAAGTCGACGTGCTCGTCACAGGCCAGCCAGGTCTTCACCCGGTCTTCGGTATGGATACGCGGATTCCGCCAGTCCAAGCGCCAGGAAGCCAGTTCCCGGCATCCCGCTCGCGAGCAGTTGGTGGTCTCGGGGGCGGCGCCGAACCCGATCACCGCGCGTCCTCTCCGTCGCCCGCTCGCGCGGACTCGTCGGGCGTGACGGTTTCAGGCCGTGCCGCCCTGTCGTGCGGCGCCTCAGCACCACGGGAGAGCTCGATGGCGCCCGGCCGCAGGACCGGCGTCGTCCGCTGCTCGCCATGCACGTTCGCGGCGATGACGGCGAAGTACGGCAGCAGGATGGCGCCGAGGGCGCACACGAGCAGCCACCACCCGTGCACAAAGAGCATCAAAACGATGCACACCATGCGGATGCCCATGGTGACCGTGTACCTGATCATGCGACGTCGCCGCTCCTCGTCCGGTGACGGGGGGAGCGTCGTGATCGACTGCTGCTGCTTCATCGTGCCCATCGCTCAGGGATCCAAATATGCCTGTCCACGCTCTGAAACAAGCCTACGTCCCCTGCCCGCCCCGTGGGTCACATCCCGGAACGCTCTAAGCTGAATGAATCTGTGCCCGCGCTGAATGCGGGCATGCTCACTGAAAGGACCGCGCCATGGCGACCGCTCGAACAGTTCTGGTAACGGGAGGCAACCGCGGCATCGGCTACGCCATCGCCGAGGAATTCATCGCCCAGGGGCACCGGGTAGCCATCACGGCCCGCTCCGGTGAGGGCCCCGCCGGCAGCCTCACCGTGCGCGCCGACGTCACCGACTACGCCTCCATCGATGCGGCGTTCACCGAGATCGAGGCCGCCTACGGCCCCGTCGAGGTCGTCGTGGCCAACGCCGGCATCACCAAGGACACCCTCCTGATGCGGATGAGCGAAGAGGACTTCACGTCCGTCATCGACACGAACCTCAGCGGAGCCTTCCGCGTGGTCAAGCGCGCCTCCAAGGGCATGCTCAAGGCCCGCTTCGGCCGGATCGTCCTGATCTCCAGCGTCGTCGGCCTCTACGGTTCGGCCGGCCAGGTCAACTACTCCTCGTCGAAGAGCGGACTCGTGGGCCTCGCCCGTTCGGTCACCCGCGAACTCGGCGCACGGGGCAT
This is a stretch of genomic DNA from Cryobacterium soli. It encodes these proteins:
- a CDS encoding DUF3099 domain-containing protein, which codes for MIRYTVTMGIRMVCIVLMLFVHGWWLLVCALGAILLPYFAVIAANVHGEQRTTPVLRPGAIELSRGAEAPHDRAARPETVTPDESARAGDGEDAR
- the fabG gene encoding 3-oxoacyl-ACP reductase FabG, with amino-acid sequence MATARTVLVTGGNRGIGYAIAEEFIAQGHRVAITARSGEGPAGSLTVRADVTDYASIDAAFTEIEAAYGPVEVVVANAGITKDTLLMRMSEEDFTSVIDTNLSGAFRVVKRASKGMLKARFGRIVLISSVVGLYGSAGQVNYSSSKSGLVGLARSVTRELGARGITANVVAPGFIETDMTAALPEAQQAEYKRNIPAGRFASPAEVARVVTWIAGDDASYISGAVIPVDGGLGMGH
- a CDS encoding ABC-F family ATP-binding cassette domain-containing protein, whose product is MLSVQDLEIRVGARVLMEDVNFRVSAGDKIGLVGRNGAGKTTLTKTLARETLPTKGKIESSGEIGYLPQDPRSGDPDMLARTRILDARGLGTISLGLTQAGIEMGSADSKVSERAMKRYGTLTDEFNALGGYAAEAEAASIASNLNLPDRILDQPLRTLSGGQRRRIELARILFSAAETMILDEPTNHLDADSVVWLREFVKNYRGGCIIISHDIELVGDTVNRVFYLDANRMVIDIYNMNWKNYQRQRVADADRRKKERANAEKKASTLQLQAAKFGAKASKAAAAHQMVARAEKLLSGLDAVRVVDRVAKLRFPEPAPCGRTPLMASDLSKSYGSLEIFAAVDLAIDRGSKVVILGLNGAGKTTLLRMLAGVDKPDTGEIVAGHGLRIGYFAQEHETIDVKRSVLQNMISSSPNITEMEARRVLGSFLFTGDDSHKPAGVLSGGEKTRLALAMIVVSGANVLLLDEPTNNLDPASREEILDALAHFTGAVVLVSHDEGAVEALNPERVLIMPDGTEDHWNKDYLDLITLA
- a CDS encoding SURF1 family protein, coding for MSGWRFLISRQWAGYLALTIVFAVICSGLGVWQLARRAEAQAEISRVETNFDAEAVPVTEALPSLDSFEESQKWLPVELTGTYLRDEEILVRNRPLNINPGFEVLTPLLLTDGDVFIVNRGWVPTGEDQNAPDSVPAAPAGEVTVIARLKQGEPSLAGRSATGNQIATINLTEIAERLGTDTYTGAYGLMKSEDPATADRPTAVTRPVRDEGPHLSYAFQWFVFALMGFIGLGWAARQEYRNINAEDPDERVRAADRARRQAAKPRSDADIEDELVDQHS
- a CDS encoding TetR/AcrR family transcriptional regulator: MDMPRSRSQARRDAHTAATRAEIIEAAAVLMRERGYVGTSIAAIADRGGVAVQTIYNTIGSKAEILAAVLAAADHRTGPGRAVHELVSRLTEAASGSAALGLLAHWLADGNERAAPIRRVLTEAAGIDPEIRELERSSAARSLHACSEAVEALRSRFGLRAGLSDHEAAASIWALAHPQVFQTLVVDLGWSGETYTEWLRSGLAGALSPERFPAR